The genomic segment GCCAGGTTGCAGCTACGATGCACCTGTTCGGTGGAGAAATGGGTGCCGGTAATCAGCAGCGCCTTGCTAGAGGCGATAAATGCCTCGCTGATGTCATCTTCAGACAAGGCCATGTCGGCGCAATTATCACGATAGAAAATCAGCGGGAAAGTATCTTTATCCTTCAGTCCCAGCATCACCAGCGCAGTCAGCCGCTCCGGATCGATCTTGATCTGGCTGACGTCACAGCCTTCCGCCGCCAGCGCCGCAGTCAGGAACTGGCCATTGTGTTCATTGCCGACCCGCGCCAGCATCGCCGACTTCAAACCAAGCCGGGCGCAGCCAAACGCGATATTGGCTGAAGAGCCGCCCAGATACTTGGCAAAGCTGGTGACATCGGCCAACGGCGCGCCGATTTGCTGCGCATACAGGTCCACCGCAAGACGGCCGATGCAAATGACGTCAAGCTTGCGGCCTGCGGCAAAGATATTGTTAGTTTGTAGCATGAGTATTTCCTTTAAACCTGAATGCCTTCTAACTGGTTCATCAGCGTTTGCATTTCTGCACCGCCAGCCATCATGTCCAGCACTTCATCCTTGGTGACATTGTCTTTGGTGAACGTCCCCATCGACTTGCCGCGATTGAGCAAGGTGAAGGAATCGCCGATCGGATAGGCGTGATGCACATTGTGGGTGATGAAGATCACCGATATGCCGCGCTCGCGCGCCTTGTGGATCAGTTTCAGCACATTGAACGATTGCTTGACGCCGAGCGCCGCAGTCGGCTCATCGAGAATCAATACCCTGGCACCGAAGTGAATCGCACGGGCAATCGCCAGGCATTGCTTTTCGCCGCCAGACATGGTGCCGATAGCGTGATGCGGGTCGCGCACCATGATGCCCATTTCGGCCAGTTTGGCGCGCGCAGTCTCCGCCGCGTAGTTGATATCCATGACAGTGATGCCGAACACCTTCTTGGTCGGCTCGCGCCCCATGAAGAAATTACGCGCCACCGACAGCAAAGGCACCAGCGCCAAGTCCTGGTAGACAGTGGCGACGCCGACATCCAGCGCCTCCTTCGGAGAATTGAAAGAAACCGGCTTGCCATCGACCAGATACTCGCCTTCCGACGGTTTGTGCACCCCGGCCAGCGTCTTGATCAAGGTTGATTTCCCGGCGCCGTTATCACCCAGCAGACAATGCACCTCGCCCTTTTTCAGGCGCAATGTGACATTTTGCAAAGCGATCACCGAACCAAAGTATTTGCTGACGTTTTCCAGAGCAAGAATAGTGTCATCCATGATTACCTCGCTTCCGTCACACGGCGACGGACATAATTATTAAACAGCACGGCCACCAGCAGCATCACGCCGAGGAACACACGGAACCAGTCAGAATTGAGATTGGTGTAGGTAATCCCGATCTGCACCACACCGAAAATCAGCGCGCCGAAGCAGGCGCCGATCACCGAGCCGTAGCCCCCTGTCAGCAAGGCGCCGCCAATCACCGCTGCAATGATGGCTTCAAACTCCTTTTGCAAGCCGCGATCCGCCGCTGCGGAGCCGACATCGGCGACCTGCAGCACGGCGAACAGGCAAGCGCAAAAGGCCGTGAATACAAACAGCGAGGTCTTGACGCGCTTGACCGGTACGCCGACGTTCTTGGCGGCGTTGGCGTCGCCGCCGACGGCAAAGATCCAGTTGCCGAACCGCGTCCGCGCCAGGACGAAGCTTGCGCCCAGCGCCAGCACCAACCACCAGACAATCACCTTAGGAATACCGCCCACCAATGGCTGGCCGTTGGCGGCAGTAGCGATCCAGCCTTGGGCCGCCATCCAGTGGAACAGGCCGCTGCCGAGGTTGCCTGTAAACAGCCAGCTGCCGAGCCAGTCCTGTGCCGCCAGATCGCCAACGCCGCTGACGATCGTGCGGTTGGCGAACATGATCGACAGCGCCAATGTCAAGCCGCGCAAAATGAACATGAATGCCAGCGTGACGATGAAGGACGGCAACCGGGTCTTGACCACCAGATAACCATTCAGCCAGCCCAGCGCCATCGAACCGGCAAAGGCGAACATTACCGCCAGCCAGAACGGCCAGTGAAAATAGACGGTAGGAATCGCCACCATCATGCCGGCGAAGCCGATCATGGAGCCAATCGACAGATCGAATTCGCCGGCGATCATCAGCACGCAGGCGCCGATCGAGATCAGGCCGAGATAGGCCGCGACCTGCATCCAGTTGATGACGCCGTCCAGGTTAAACATGCCAGAGTCGCCGGCAGCGATGCCGAATACGATAAACACCAGGATAGCGCCTGCCAGCGAAGCAAATTCGGGCCGTCCCAGGAAGCGCTTCAAAGAACCTTCCTTACGGACCCGCTCGTCTTTCGGGGCAACGTTTTGCTGCGCCGGGCCGCTGCCATCGGCACTTAGCTTGTCAGCGTGCGCACTGCTTGAATTCATGACTGTATCTCCTGCTTGTATTGGCCAGTAGTCAAACCTCAGACTGGCAGCTTTGATGGGGTAACGCGAAACTCAAGGCGAAATTCAGCCGGCGCGACTGCGCCCGGGAGAGCCGCCCCCCCAAGGATCTTGGCTTGCCGACCACCCGCGCCGGGCGGGGTGATCAGGCAAGGAAATGCTATCAATCAACCAAACGCGATGAATAAGAGATATTGATTAGCGATATTGATTAGCGATATTGGCCAGCGTATTTCAACACTTTATCGAGATTATCTTTGGTAATGTAACCGGGGCCTGAACTAATGTGGCGTGGCCCGTAGATCGGCGCCAGGCCGTATTCCGCCAGCCGCGCCTGGAACTTCGGATTGGCTTTCAGCTTGGCCTGAATGGCGGCGACGTCGGTGATTTTGTCTTGCGCCATGATAGCCAGTACAGCAACCGGGATATAGCCTTGCAGGTAGGGCTGCTGGTCAATCGCGAACTGGACCGAACCATCCTTGATGCCCTTAGCGATTTCGTCGGAAAGATCGAAAGTGGCGAACCAGGTCTTGCCCTTCAAGCCCATCTTTTGTAGCGCACGCAAGCTTGGCGCAGCCGAATCCGGTCCCAGCGCCAGTACTGCCTGGGTACCCGGGTTGTTACGCAGATAAGCGCTGACCTTGCTCTCGATGCCGGTTGGATCTTGGCCGGCATCAAGCGTAGCCTTTTTGTAATCGACGCCGATGGCGTCGGCGAAACCGCGGCAACGCTCGAAAGAAGACGGGTTGGTGGCATAGTGATTCACACACAGGAAAGACTTGATGCCGGCCGCCTTGGCCTTTTCACCGGCGCCATGGCCTGCATCGTATTCCGGTTGGCCGACATGCATGATGGCGCCCAACTCTTCACTTTGTTTCTGGGTGCCGGAATTGATGGTAACTAGCGGGATTTTCTTGGCGGTGACGCTTTCCACCGATTTTTTCAGCACGCTGAAATCGGCAATGCTGACGATGACTCCATCGTAATGACGGGCCGCGGCTTGCTCAACCAGGCGCGACATGTCGGCCAGGTCGCCATTGGGCGGGTTGCGGTAATCGACGCTGACATTGAAATCTTCGCCGGCTTGTTTGATGGCGTTCTTGATGGTGTTCCACCAGGAGTCGGAATCGGGTGCGTGGCTGATCAGGACAAATTTTTCATTCGCTGCGTAACTACTGCTCATTGCGCCAAAGCCCACCGCCAATGCCGCCACCATCAGGGCCTTGGTTATATTAACCCGCCCCTTGCTTCTGAGTCGTTGCATAGTCATCTCCATTGTTGTTTTCGCTGTTGTTTTATTTGCAGCTCTTTGGGTCGATCTTTGCCCGATCACCCGAACCCGATTTCTTCATCGGTAATAAACAATAGAACAAGCGGATTCAATATGCAACAATTTTTTCAATTAAATTTAATTTAGAATTTTATTTTCACTTGCTACGTGCAAAAGATGAAATATCTTTATAATTGCCTCACGATACCTATAAAGAAAGTACCCCATGGCAGACACTCCGACTGTCGATCAATTGATGCTGCAGATAGCCGACCAGTACGCGACGCTTTCGCGGCAATTGAAAATTATCGCCACCTATGTGGAACAGCATCGCAGCAGCCTGATGCTGGAGCGGATCAGCGACATTGCCGAGCATTGCGAGGTACAACCGTCCGCCATTGTGCGTTTTGCCAAACAATTCGGTTTCAGCGGCTTTAGCGAAATGCAGGCGGTTTTTCGCGATGCCTATACGGCGCAGGCGATTCCATCTCAAAACTATCAGCAGCGAATCCGCAAGCTGATCGACGCCAAGCCCACGCCGCTCACAGGCGGTTCCATGGCGCGCGAATTCATCGCCGCCAGCCGTAGCGGCCTGGACGAATTATTGAACGGCATGGACGATGTGCAATTCGATGCAGCGGTCAAACTGTTGCAAAAGGCTGAAAATATCTATGTGATCGGGGTGCGCCGTTCTTTCCCGATCGCCAGCTATATCGTGTACGCCTTGCAACACACAAATAAACGGGTACACATGCTGTCCGGCCTGGGTGGAATGATCCGCGAACAGATCCGCAGCATCGGCAAGAATGATGTGGTGATCGCCATCAGTTTCACCCCTTACGGCAAGGAAACCCAGGCCTGCGTCAGGCTGGCCCACCACCATCAAGCCAAGTCGCTAGTAATCACAGATAGCCAATTGAGCCCGTTGGCCAGACATGCATCAGTGCTGTTGACAGTGAAAGAAGGCAGCGCGTTTGCGTTCCGTTCGCTGACCAATGCCATGTGCCTATGCCAGGCATTGTTTATTGCCCTGGCTTATCGGTTGGAGCTTAACGTTGAAGAAACTGGCGCAATTGAAGGCTACGATGAATAAGAAGCAACAAAACACAATACTTTCAATACTTTATCCACTTCTTCTCACCTCATGAAGCAAGAAGAAGTGGAGCAATCGCAATTACAGCAATACCGGCTGCTTTGACAACAGGGATTCACGCAAGGCGATGCCGATCCGTGTCGCCTCGGTAGCGTCGGCCAGGGTCAACTCAAGTTTGCGCCGCTGCCGCACCGCCTCAACGAAAGCACTGACTTCAGTCAGGAAAGCATCTTCAAAACGTTCGAAGAAACTAGGCACGCACTCGTTGCGGACGCCATGCGCGTCTGCAATTTCCAGGCGATTCTTGCGCGGATTGCTGCCCACCGTCAGGCGCCCTGCCGTGCCGGTAATTTCCGTCATCGTGTCGTGGCCATGCGTCATAGTGCGCGAAGCATAGAAGGTCGCTATCTTGCCGTTCTCGAACTCACAGATGGCGACGCCGTTGTCCACATCCTGGAACTGCGCCAGATCTTGATGGATGGCCCGGGTGCCGCTGGCATAGACCCTGACCGGCTGCGGATTGCCTAGCAACCAGCGCGCAAGGTCAATATCGTGCACGCTGCAATCGAGAAATATGCCGCCGCTGGTCGCGGCGAATTTGACGAAAAAGCCGTCCGGATCATATTGGTCACAGGTTTGCGAATACACCATGAAGGGCGAGCCGATCGCTCCGTGCTGGATTTTTCTATATGCGTCCTGATAACTGGCGTCGAAGCGCCGCACAAAACCGATCATCACCTGCAACTGCGGATGGCGAGCAGCTTCAGCGCTGACGCGGCGGCAATCCTCCAGGTCCAGCGACAAGGGCTTTTCACAAAACACGTGCTTGCCGGCCTGCAGCGCCTGGATGATTTGCTGCGGATGCAAAGAGGTCGGCGTCACGAGGAACACCGCATCTAGCCCGTCATGCGCCAGCAAGGCGGTGTAATCCTCATAGAGATGTGGCACTTGCAATGTGTCGCGCGCCCATTCCAGTTCGCTCGATAGCGGACTGCAGGCAGCCACCAGCGTTGCGCCAGGAACCCGCGACATGAGGTTTTCGGCATGACGCCGCCCTAACCTGCCCAGGCCGACGATACCAACCTTCAATATGGGTGCGTGGTGTGAGGAGTTGCTCATTTTGCCAACTCGATTGTGCGGTTTTCACGCCAGGACAGCGTTGCCGCCTCGGCCAGTTCCAACGCTTTGACGCCATCTTGTATCGTAGTGCGGACCGCAACTTTATTCACCACGGCATCAAAGAAATGGGCGATCTCGCGGGCATAGGCGGCGCGATAGCGCTCCAGGAAAAAATGCTCCGGCTTATCGCCGCTGACACTCAGTCCGCTGGAGACGACCACTTCGGTCGGCTTGTGATTTCCAGCTTGCAGCATGCCTTTGCTGCCCAACACTTCGAAGCGCTGATCGTAACCGTATGCGGCGCGACGGCTGGTATTGATCTGGCACAGGCGGCCTCGGCGGCTGCGGATGGTGACAGCAGCGCAATCGATATCGCCGGCGTCGGCAATTGCGGGATCAGTGAGGCAGCTGCCGGTGGCCGAGATGCTGACGGCTTCATCGTCCAGTATCCAGCGGAAAATATCGAAATCGTGGATCAGCATGTCCTTGAAAATGCCACCCGAGCTCTTGATATACGATACCGGCGGCGCGCCTGGGTCGCGGCTGGTGACGATCAGCATTTCCGGATCGCCTATCTCGCCGGCGGCAAGGCGCGTCTTGAGGGCATCGAAAGTCGGGTCGAAACGGCGCTGGAAGCCGATCATGCAAGTCACCCCGGCTGCGGCAACCGCGCTGGCGCAGGCCTTGGCGCGCTCCAGCGTAAGGTCGACCGGCTTTTCACAAAAAATCGCTTTACCGGCAGCGGCGGCGCGCAAGATAAGTTCGGCATGGGTATCTGTGCTGGAGGCGATCAGCACTGCGCCAATACTCGGATCGGCCAGCGCGCTGTCGATATCGGTCACTTGTGCTCCATGCTGCGTCGCCAGTTCTTGCGCCGCCTGCACATTCACATCGCTGACGTATTTCAAGTTGGCGCCTGGCTGCAGCACCAGATTGCCCGCGTGGATTTTGCCAATACGACCGGCGCCGAATACCGCAACATTAATCATGTCTCTTCTCCATTTAATCTCTATTTATGATGGTGCTTCCAATCTCGCTTTCTCTTATTGTAGACATGAAACGGCCAATTTAGAAACAATTTTTCGTTTATTTTTTTAATCGAATTTTTTTTGCATGGCAGACATGCCACCTCGCCTGCCACGCTATCCGCTAAAACATTTAACGTATGCGCAGCTTGTAACGTGCGGCGAGCGTAGCGATCACGCTCAGCAAAGCGCCGCCGATCACATAGAAAGTAACAGCCAGCTTGTTGTCGGTCACCGCAATCAGCCAAGTGATCGTCATGCCGGCGAAACCGCCGAAAATCATCACTGCAATGTTGTAGCTCAGAGACATGCCGGTGCCACGCGTCTGGACCGGGAAAATATCAGACAGCAGCGCCGGCATTGAGGCGAAATACATGGTCATCAGCAAACCGATCACGCCCTGCACCAGCAGCAGATTGAAAAAACTGGGGTTGAAGGACAGCCACGAAAACAGCGGATAGGTCAGCAAGACGAACAACACACTGCTGCCCAACATGAACGGCGTGCGGCCGTATTTATCGGAAAGCTGTCCCACCAGTGGCGAAAACAGCAGCATGATCACCCCCGCCAGGATGGTAGCGCTAAAGGACGCAGTCGATGTCATACCCAGCTGCTTCACTGCATAAGTCGGCATGTAGACCACCAGATAAACCGAGACAGTCGCCATGATGACGCTGCCGGCCCCGATCAGCAAACGCAGCTTCTGGTCGCGCATGATGTCGCGCAATGGCGTGCGGGTGGCGTCGGCTTGCGCAAATTCAGGCGACTCTTCCAGGTTGCGGCGGATATAGTAACCGGCTGGCCCGATCAGCATGCCAAAGAAGAACGGCAAGCGCCAGCCCCAGGACTCAAGTTGAGCGGTGGAGAGCTGCGACGACAGGATCGCGCCAAAGACTGCCGCCAATACAATGCTCATGCCTTGGCTGGCGACCTGCCAGCTGGAGAAAAAGCCGCGCCGATGCGGCGCATGTTCCACCAGGAATGCGGTCGAGCTGCCGAACTCGCCACCAGCGGAAAAACCTTGCAGCAAGCGCGCCACGACGATGCCGGCCGGCGCCAGCAACCCGATTTGCGCGTAGGTCGGCATGATCGCAATCAGCAAGGTGCCGATCATCATCAGCAAAATGGAGAGCGTCAATGCCGCTTTACGGCCGGCGCGGTCAGAATAAGCGCCAATCACAACCGCTCCCAGCGGACGCATGAAAAACGACACGCCGAACGTGGCAAAGGTGATCAATAGTGAAACGGTCTGATTTTCTGTAGGAAAAAACAACTTGGCGATGGTGACCGCCATAGCGCTGTAGATCAGGACATCGAACCATTCGAGCGCGTTACCGATGGAGGATGAAATAACCGCACGCCAGGTTTGTGGATGCTGCTTGAACGCCGCAGTGTTGCTATTGTCGCCACTGCCAATAGTGCTCCCAATGCTGCTCATAGATATATCCCCTTATATTGTCACGCCGCTTTGCTATCCGGGCATCACGATTATGCAGCAAGCATAAAAAAAGCCCCGTTGAATTTCAACGAGGCTTTTAAACAGTTCTGTCAGTTCTGGCAATTCCTGACATCCAAGACTGGCTTAGCGCGATACGCCTTTTCTGCTCCAGGCTTCAAGCTGGTGCGGACGCAGGCTATCGTACTCTTCGAATGGCTGGTGAATCCAAGGATTGGTCGGCAGGTAATCGACGTAGTAATCCGGCTTCAGCGACGAGCAGGCTTTCCACCAGATTACCGCAGACTTGACCTCGGTCACCGGTGCATAGTTTTCCTTCAGGTGGTGCAACACCTTATCCAGCGTGACGCCGGAATCGACCAGGTCGTCCACTACCAGGACCCGGCCAGACAAGGCGCCACGGCTCATGGTGATGTGCTTGCCAATATCCAGTTCGCTGCGCACCGTGCCGGCCTCTTCACGGTATGAGCTGGTCGACAGGATCGCCAGCGGCACATCGAAAATACGCGAAAACACGTCGCCCGGGCGCAAGCCGCCGCGCGCCAGGCAAAGCACCTGGTCAAACTGCCAGCCGGAAGCATGGACATTGAGGACCAGTTTTTCGATTACGCTGTGATATTCATCCCAGGAGACCCATAGGTGCTGATCATCTGATTTATTCATATTGTTTTTATTTAAATGGGTGACGCAAAACGATGGTTTCTTCACGATCAGGACCGGTCGATACCATATCGATAGGCACGCCTACCAGTTCTTCGATTCGTTTGATGTAGGCACGGGCAGTCGCCGGCAAGGCATCCATGGATTTGGCGCCGACTGTCGACTCGCTCCAGCCCGGCATTTCTTCATAGATTGGCTGGCACAGTGCGGCTTCTTCAGCGCCGACCGGGAAAATATCCACGGTCTTGCCGTTGAGCGTGTAGCCGGTACACAGTTTCAGCGTTTCCAGGCCATCCAGCACATCCAGTTTGGTCAGGCACATGCCGGAGACGCCATTGATCTGCACCGAACGCTTCAACAGCGCTGCATCGAACCAGCCGCAACGACGGGCACGACCGGTCACAGTGCCGAACTCGTGGCCAACACTGGCCAAATGCTTACCGACGCCTTGGTCGGTTGGCAGTTCGGATGGGAACGGGCCAGAACCGACACGCGTGGTGTAAGCCTTGGTGATGCCGAGGATGTAGTGCAGCATGTTCGGGCCGACACCACTGCCTGCGGCGGCATTGCCTGCCACGCAGTTACTCGACGTGACAAACGGGTAAGTACCGTGATCGACGTCCAGCAGGCTACCCTGTGCACCTTCGAACAGCAGGCTGGCGCCGTTGTTATAGGCAGCATACAAGTCGCTCGACACATCGGCCACCATAGGCCGCAGGCGTTCTACGGTTGCCAGCGCATCGTCCAGCGTCTTCTGATAATCGACAGCAGGCGCCTTCAGGTAATTGGTCAGCACGTAATTGTGATATTCGAGATTAGCTTTCAGCTTTTCAGCAAAGCGCTCTTCGTTGAGCAGGTCGGCCACGCGAATCGCGCGACGGGCTACCTTATCTTCATAGGCAGGGCCGATACCCTTGCCGGTGGTGCCGATCTTGGCATCACCGCGCGCCGCTTCCCGCGCCGCATCAAGTGCAGTGTGGTAAGGCAGAATGATCGGGCAAGCTTCCGAGATCTTCAGACGCGACGCGACTTCAACGCCGGCCGCCTGCAATTTATCGATCTCGCGCAGCAAATCAGGCACCGACAACACTACGCCGTTGCCGATGTAGCAAGCGACGCCCGGGCGCATGATGCCGGACGGGATCAGTTGCAACGCCGTCTTGTGACCGCCGATGACCAATGTATGGCCAGCGTTATGGCCGCCTTGAAAACGCACAACTGCTTGTGCGTGGTCGGTCAGCCAGTCAACGATCTTGCCTTTTCCTTCGTCGCCCCATTGGGTGCCAATCACAACGACGTTTTTTGCGGTGCTTTTCTGTAACATCACTTAGTCCAAATTTTTGATAATCCAGTTTCCATTTTCGAGTACAACCGCACGGTCGCAATCGAATTCGTCTTGATCGTTTTCATGGCCGGGCAGACTCTGGATCACAACTTCCCCAGCCTTGCGCAATTCAACGATCTTTTCCTTCAAACCTGCTTCAATTCCCCAAGGCGCATGAATCGCACGCTTGCGGATTGCTACCGGAATCAGTCTTGCCAGCTCTCGCAAATCCATCGAGAAACCGGTCGCCGGCCGCGAACGGCCGAATGCAGCGCCAACGTCATAGCGTCCGCCGCGCAATATCGCGTTCGGCAGACCGGGTACGTAGGCGGCGAAAATCAAACCACTTTCGTAATGATACCCGCGTAAATCGGCTAAATCGACGGTTACATAATCTTTCCCGGCAGCTTCGGCCAGGGTTTCCAGTTCGTCAAGCGCTTTGGCGATAGCTGGCGAGGCAGGCAGCTTCTGCCGCGCTTCTTGCAGGACGCTGGCGTCGCCATACAAACCTGGCAATGCCAGCAAGGCAGCCCGGGTTTCCGGCTTGTAATTCACGCTAATCGTGCGCAAACCGGGCAAATCCTTGGCTTCCAGCAACGCTACCAGAGCGATCTCATTCACTTTGGCGGCTTCATCGCCGCCGATAATCGTGCGCAAGATACCGACATGACACAAATCCAAGCGTACTTGCGAAATACCAGCCAAAGCCAGGGTCGCCAAGGCTAGCTCCTGGATTTCCGCATCAGCTTCGAGACCGAGATGACCATAGATTTCAGCGCCGATCTGTAGTGGTTCGCGCGTTGCATGCAAGCCAATCTGACGGGTATGCAAGACGCTGCCGACGTAACACAAGCGGGTCACCGATTCGCGATTCAGCAAATGGGCGTCGATACGCGCTACCTGAGTGGTCATGTCAGCACGAATGCCGAGGGTGCGGCCCGACAACTGGTCAACCAGCTTGAAGGTGCGCAGATCGGTATCTAGGCCGGCGCCGGCTAGCAAGGATTCCAGATATTCCAGCATCGGCGGCATGACTAGCTCATAGCCGTACAAACGGAAATTATCCAGTATCAGACGGCGCAAATCTTCAATCTTGCGCGCCTCGGATGGCAGGACATCGGCGATATTTTCAGGGAGAAGCCAATTTGGCATAGGAAAATGAGTCTTTGGAAGGTTACTTTTCAGCGATTTTCGCGGATCCGAAGATCGGTGCTTCGATATTATTCATTGATATTACGTATTTATCCATGAAAAACACGAAAAGCACGAAAGAAAGTCACAAGACTTCCTTTATGTTTCTTTCGTGCTTTTCATGGACGAAGAATTAACTTGCGGCTGTCGAAAATAAGGAATGGCGCCTCAAGCGAGACGCCATTCCGAGACTACTTCATCCTCGCACCAGCAGGTTTATTTTTTTGCCGGCGCTACCGCTCCACCACCGGCCGGACTACGGAAATATTTAAAAAATTCCGAATTTGGATCGATCACCATCAAGTCCTGGCGCGTCTTGAAGCTGGCGCGATACGCTTCGAGGCTGCGATAGAACTTGTAGAACTCCGGGTTCTGACCGAATGCCTGGGCATAAATCTGCGAAGCCTTGGCATCGCCCTCACCGCGCATCTTCTCGGCATCGCGATAAGCTTCCGCCAGGATCACCGTACGCTGCTTGTCCGCATCCGCACGGATCTTTTCAGAATCGGCAGAACCGGTGGAACGCAACTCATTGGCAACCCGCAAACGCTCCGACTTCATGCGGTCGTACACCGAGGCGTTGATCTGATCGACATAGTCAACCCGCTTCAGGCGTACATCGATGATATCGACGCCGATCTGCTTGGCTTCTTCCGCCA from the Collimonas arenae genome contains:
- a CDS encoding ATP-binding cassette domain-containing protein; the protein is MDDTILALENVSKYFGSVIALQNVTLRLKKGEVHCLLGDNGAGKSTLIKTLAGVHKPSEGEYLVDGKPVSFNSPKEALDVGVATVYQDLALVPLLSVARNFFMGREPTKKVFGITVMDINYAAETARAKLAEMGIMVRDPHHAIGTMSGGEKQCLAIARAIHFGARVLILDEPTAALGVKQSFNVLKLIHKARERGISVIFITHNVHHAYPIGDSFTLLNRGKSMGTFTKDNVTKDEVLDMMAGGAEMQTLMNQLEGIQV
- a CDS encoding ABC transporter permease, which gives rise to MNSSSAHADKLSADGSGPAQQNVAPKDERVRKEGSLKRFLGRPEFASLAGAILVFIVFGIAAGDSGMFNLDGVINWMQVAAYLGLISIGACVLMIAGEFDLSIGSMIGFAGMMVAIPTVYFHWPFWLAVMFAFAGSMALGWLNGYLVVKTRLPSFIVTLAFMFILRGLTLALSIMFANRTIVSGVGDLAAQDWLGSWLFTGNLGSGLFHWMAAQGWIATAANGQPLVGGIPKVIVWWLVLALGASFVLARTRFGNWIFAVGGDANAAKNVGVPVKRVKTSLFVFTAFCACLFAVLQVADVGSAAADRGLQKEFEAIIAAVIGGALLTGGYGSVIGACFGALIFGVVQIGITYTNLNSDWFRVFLGVMLLVAVLFNNYVRRRVTEAR
- a CDS encoding sugar ABC transporter substrate-binding protein, with the translated sequence MQRLRSKGRVNITKALMVAALAVGFGAMSSSYAANEKFVLISHAPDSDSWWNTIKNAIKQAGEDFNVSVDYRNPPNGDLADMSRLVEQAAARHYDGVIVSIADFSVLKKSVESVTAKKIPLVTINSGTQKQSEELGAIMHVGQPEYDAGHGAGEKAKAAGIKSFLCVNHYATNPSSFERCRGFADAIGVDYKKATLDAGQDPTGIESKVSAYLRNNPGTQAVLALGPDSAAPSLRALQKMGLKGKTWFATFDLSDEIAKGIKDGSVQFAIDQQPYLQGYIPVAVLAIMAQDKITDVAAIQAKLKANPKFQARLAEYGLAPIYGPRHISSGPGYITKDNLDKVLKYAGQYR
- a CDS encoding MurR/RpiR family transcriptional regulator; the protein is MADTPTVDQLMLQIADQYATLSRQLKIIATYVEQHRSSLMLERISDIAEHCEVQPSAIVRFAKQFGFSGFSEMQAVFRDAYTAQAIPSQNYQQRIRKLIDAKPTPLTGGSMAREFIAASRSGLDELLNGMDDVQFDAAVKLLQKAENIYVIGVRRSFPIASYIVYALQHTNKRVHMLSGLGGMIREQIRSIGKNDVVIAISFTPYGKETQACVRLAHHHQAKSLVITDSQLSPLARHASVLLTVKEGSAFAFRSLTNAMCLCQALFIALAYRLELNVEETGAIEGYDE
- a CDS encoding Gfo/Idh/MocA family oxidoreductase — its product is MSNSSHHAPILKVGIVGLGRLGRRHAENLMSRVPGATLVAACSPLSSELEWARDTLQVPHLYEDYTALLAHDGLDAVFLVTPTSLHPQQIIQALQAGKHVFCEKPLSLDLEDCRRVSAEAARHPQLQVMIGFVRRFDASYQDAYRKIQHGAIGSPFMVYSQTCDQYDPDGFFVKFAATSGGIFLDCSVHDIDLARWLLGNPQPVRVYASGTRAIHQDLAQFQDVDNGVAICEFENGKIATFYASRTMTHGHDTMTEITGTAGRLTVGSNPRKNRLEIADAHGVRNECVPSFFERFEDAFLTEVSAFVEAVRQRRKLELTLADATEATRIGIALRESLLSKQPVLL
- the iolG gene encoding inositol 2-dehydrogenase, with amino-acid sequence MINVAVFGAGRIGKIHAGNLVLQPGANLKYVSDVNVQAAQELATQHGAQVTDIDSALADPSIGAVLIASSTDTHAELILRAAAAGKAIFCEKPVDLTLERAKACASAVAAAGVTCMIGFQRRFDPTFDALKTRLAAGEIGDPEMLIVTSRDPGAPPVSYIKSSGGIFKDMLIHDFDIFRWILDDEAVSISATGSCLTDPAIADAGDIDCAAVTIRSRRGRLCQINTSRRAAYGYDQRFEVLGSKGMLQAGNHKPTEVVVSSGLSVSGDKPEHFFLERYRAAYAREIAHFFDAVVNKVAVRTTIQDGVKALELAEAATLSWRENRTIELAK
- a CDS encoding MFS transporter; this translates as MSSIGSTIGSGDNSNTAAFKQHPQTWRAVISSSIGNALEWFDVLIYSAMAVTIAKLFFPTENQTVSLLITFATFGVSFFMRPLGAVVIGAYSDRAGRKAALTLSILLMMIGTLLIAIMPTYAQIGLLAPAGIVVARLLQGFSAGGEFGSSTAFLVEHAPHRRGFFSSWQVASQGMSIVLAAVFGAILSSQLSTAQLESWGWRLPFFFGMLIGPAGYYIRRNLEESPEFAQADATRTPLRDIMRDQKLRLLIGAGSVIMATVSVYLVVYMPTYAVKQLGMTSTASFSATILAGVIMLLFSPLVGQLSDKYGRTPFMLGSSVLFVLLTYPLFSWLSFNPSFFNLLLVQGVIGLLMTMYFASMPALLSDIFPVQTRGTGMSLSYNIAVMIFGGFAGMTITWLIAVTDNKLAVTFYVIGGALLSVIATLAARYKLRIR
- a CDS encoding phosphoribosyltransferase, with amino-acid sequence MNKSDDQHLWVSWDEYHSVIEKLVLNVHASGWQFDQVLCLARGGLRPGDVFSRIFDVPLAILSTSSYREEAGTVRSELDIGKHITMSRGALSGRVLVVDDLVDSGVTLDKVLHHLKENYAPVTEVKSAVIWWKACSSLKPDYYVDYLPTNPWIHQPFEEYDSLRPHQLEAWSRKGVSR
- a CDS encoding adenylosuccinate synthase; its protein translation is MLQKSTAKNVVVIGTQWGDEGKGKIVDWLTDHAQAVVRFQGGHNAGHTLVIGGHKTALQLIPSGIMRPGVACYIGNGVVLSVPDLLREIDKLQAAGVEVASRLKISEACPIILPYHTALDAAREAARGDAKIGTTGKGIGPAYEDKVARRAIRVADLLNEERFAEKLKANLEYHNYVLTNYLKAPAVDYQKTLDDALATVERLRPMVADVSSDLYAAYNNGASLLFEGAQGSLLDVDHGTYPFVTSSNCVAGNAAAGSGVGPNMLHYILGITKAYTTRVGSGPFPSELPTDQGVGKHLASVGHEFGTVTGRARRCGWFDAALLKRSVQINGVSGMCLTKLDVLDGLETLKLCTGYTLNGKTVDIFPVGAEEAALCQPIYEEMPGWSESTVGAKSMDALPATARAYIKRIEELVGVPIDMVSTGPDREETIVLRHPFK